The Aedes albopictus strain Foshan chromosome 1, AalbF5, whole genome shotgun sequence genomic interval ttgcaccaacatgtcactttggttgcaccaacatcatcccccatttgaaatcacactatgtttgtgcaacaacactacacacggtacgatcggttcgtcaaacattggctccgcccaccgttggtttgagtaaaatcaaactggtttgatttttgccaaccaaaccatcaactgtcaaatcggtttgacgaactgccaaatcggttcgtcaaacagcatcacacacggtcaaacacagcaccaactcaaccaccaacctgggggcggagtcaatgttggtcaaaccgtttgagtagtctGTAGGGTGcctaaagcatgagcggtgatccttggcattcttgtgtaaattggggtaggtactcgaaatgctgatcgatcaccgattattgctggcagatgcagtggaaagtttgtcttaatacgtatcaatcgtctctgaccaacgagaaaaactgacttcactgattacctgtctctgagccaaatttggtatagagtcttcagtctccgattaatcgcttcatgtttgatggaggtttttaacccaatgggttacatagccgctatccgaatgaagagagtaatgttccgcgtaatatatcacaaatcgaaagaggtacggtacattacgtggagcggatatactgaattgggtaccagaccaagtccctgctgggtggcgctaaataggtgagccatagacaatagaatcgtcaatgtcgtagggcatagtatgtgactattgtcgaaacaacactatatttggtcattgtccaactaagcgcataactatgttagggtcaagattaggatgaaatcattggtaaaatataataacactttttagtttgtgtagttagatattcgcatggttaattattttatgaacaataattttattgagaatccgatttaaaataattgaatagtaatttttgttaagccatattatattaaaataatcactatcattatcaatgaatgctatccactcaagatcttcgcttgaattactggaggcttcacttatcaacaaatttacaaaaaaacacgctataacagaatttagagaatcgtggagggtgagaaatctgaactagtagcagtaatcatatagattaacaattatactctactattttcaatcattgcaacattatactaatatgtgcgggccgcccatttgcggagttgtgcggccaattattctctttccattccagaaacgaccgttttgaagcaagaagtgtcccaatggccaacacaaacgggacttgtccgaaacacacaagataagtacaacaattttataatcaggcaaccaactctttctactactttgctaatagataatacaatatgcatacttcaatatcaattatttgtttgtttgcgcgtttatttatgacactattgaagcattcgtgtcgccgcggaatagtttacaatttatcttatttacatttttcaattcactttaaagcttttacaattgtgtatgtaaacttgtatctcaattatgttcattattaatagtagtctgataatccaagtctagtgatttttttcccaaggaatagaaagagttggtgtcataatcaatacaatacttgaagctggaaactccttatttccccctatgggttatagggaggggcgggacattcgagcctactcatcagtggaaaggacttgctatgctaatcggtttagcatagggcagatacaagtctactggtagacgtatcgcccagcgaaacaacgcagattggccacggcccgggggtgcgttgattataacagaataacagaatttcGCCCATTTTCCGTACTGGTTCATAATGCCACTAAAATGAATTGCGTAATGAAAAAACGTTATATAATGCGACTTATTTGGGCTGCATAATGAACatcatgcaactcaaatgaggtgAATGATGAAAAATCATCACATAATagatatttatgtaacgagttgcaaaaagttgattttttcaacacgagttgtacatttatcgaGTAATACATGAATTTTCCCTTAATCATAAAGTATTAGATACTCATATAAAGACTTTTGTAATGACATTTTGGAAGTGATCCTattttttgtcgtttcgtatatctgtgaCTTTTGATGTACAATACAAATAAAAATTGACATAATTTCATGGCGACTGtctaaatttcagcaaaatcggttgactagaaaccgagcaccatatcgtcaaagttggctattttgtatgaaaaacggctgGTGGTcatattgttttgtccgacactgtatatcgACTAACATCGAGCGAAAGGTCGTCAATACACTACTGACGTGAAAGGAACTATCATCACTGGATGGATTGATCCAATTGGTTtggaaatgactgagttatagcgaagagtgcccaaaataccggccgctgcccaagtggttcgctacaacaataattttaataagtgtaagaagggttccgTTCACCAGAGGTGGGTTAAATCGGTTTTTTTTAGTTAAAGCTGATGttatcttgaagaatttgagataaaTTACTAAGAGGTTTATTGAACAAATTTCTAGAGAGGTGTCTATGAAAATTATTGCAACTATTTCTTTTGGATCctatagaaaaaaatcatggaaaaaatcttgaacctAATTTAAAAGAGTATTCGGCCCAATTCGTGGATTTACtgctggaaaaaatcatggaatggtgtttgctaaaatttctgcagaaaattatgtaaatgaacaaaaaaaaaacaattgagggGTCCAGAGTCAAAGGGGTGTGAGTGACCATGTTGTCGATTTTGAGCAGAGCATatgaaaaaaattcttcagatttcaagctttcaggaacatttttaaaattaattttactcaggacccgaaacggaaccaaaaaagctttgatctaaaaaacggttccgatgacctaCGCTAGTAGGCATATTTACACATATCttatctgccgtgaatcgcaagtcagtcccatctgcattttggtcaaaaatgagttaatgaccgttttctATATTTCttgggatgatctttcagctgcgtataTAAAAAtacatagtttgttcagtaaaatttaaaaaacaacaccaagtcagattgtcccataatgaaatgtaatcgcaagtcagtcccattacgaacttgtgtaccCACCAGtacaaaacttaacactgttttagccagttttatatttttcgctgttaggttttcacgtttgaaataatgtgtgaaagtttcatgatgatcgcagaagttttcaattcatggcgatttttttaagtttcacatagaaatcgaatttgaaaacttcagagtccattttctcaatgcctactttttgcagatgggactgacttgcgattcacggcagttataTCCTAGCTTTTGTTGTGGGTATGTCTCTACCGACCCACATATCTTAAAACGTTggtcgggtttttttttttattatagacgtTTTAACCACAGGGGTCATTCGCGTCTGGCTTTAtttaatcataatcataatatttaCATGTTTTACATAGTGTCACATTGTTTTATACAGGTCCATTTCTTTTACAAACTTTATAactttgttttctttttctttacTATTTTGTAAGATGCTTTCTAGCGTTCCGGAAATGCCAATTGTTTTTCTGATTCTTTTGAATTTAGTACAATCAATTAGTAAGTGTTCGATGGTTAGTTTGCATTTACAGCTTGAACATGCAGGGGAGTCCGCATAAGGAGTTAACAGAAAATCATGGGTTAAACGTGTATGTCCGATCCTGATTCTGCCTAATACTTTTTGCTCGTAGCAATCTTTACGATCTATCCATTTAAAAACATCCCTCTTTACATAATTCAACTGTGTTCCTGGATTTGATGAGTTCCAATCTAGTTGCCAAGCTTTCCAAATCATTTTTCTGCTCATTTTTTTCGCATCGTTTGCAGGAAGATCCACATTAGCTAGATCATTGTTTTTACCCTCTTTTGCTATTTTATCAGCATATTCATTGCCCTGTATCCCAGCGTGACCAGGGACCCATACCAACCTAACATCTTTGGATTTTAAACTTTCTTCGCACTGTTGAACCCAAGGATGTTTTGAACAACTCCCTTCCAATGCTCTTATAGAACTTGCACTATCCGTAAATATAACGTTTTTAGTAGCCGAAGGAGCTTTCTCTATGGCTGACCATATCGCTCTTATTTCTGCAGAGAATACTGAACATTCATCATGAATTCGACCCTTATCTGTAAATGTTGCGGAATATACTCCATATCCTGTTTTACCATCACCTTTCGATCCATCTGTGTAAATTTTAAGGTAAGTTCTGTATTTCGTGTTGGAGATTTCGTTGAAACAAGCCTGAGCTTCAGTCGCGCTGCAACCAACCCTAATTTTATTAGCCAAGGACCAGTCTACTCTTGGAGTTTCAAAGTCCTATTTTTGACTACTCCATCTGAATAACGGAATAACTTTAGGAAATATTTGTCCTGTTATGGCCTCATAAGAGGCACTAGCTCTTTGTATTAGCACTAGATCATGATCTGTGCGTcccaattccatcatttttattgCCAGATTGGATTCGAACAGTGAAGCAAGGTATTCAAAAGGCAATTGACCTGAttcggggtggaagctcaggtaaaatattatctcctgggcgcccattaaaaacaccacccccggcgaagactggcgctcgagcctagctatttagcactgtagttggaggaaatgccaatgcagaacccgtagcttccgggaaggtaagcccagctccctgggttagtgggttggtgtcaggccctgcgagccagccgtaaaaaagactagcaccggaaaatcaacaagagaagaatgcgaaccgataccaatggcgacgaccacagcgacgaaaagggacttgcgattggaagctcggtacgtggaactgcagatctctcaacttcatcgggagcacccgcatactcgccgatatactgaaggaccgcgggttcggaatcgtagcgctgcaggaggtgtgttggacaggatctatggtgcgaacgtttagaggtaatcataccatctaccagagttgcggcaacacacgtgagctgggaacagcttttatagtgatgggcgacatgcagaggcgcgtgatcggttggtggccgatcgacgaaaaaatgtgcaggttgaggatcaagggccgattcttcaacatcagcataataaacgtgcacagccctcactccggaagcactgatgatgacaaagacgcattttacgcgcagctcgaacgcgagtacgacagctgcccaaaccacgacgtcaagatcatcataggggatctaaacgctcaggtaggccaggaggaggaattcagaccgacaattggaaagttcagcgcccaccagctgacgaacgaaaatggcctacgcctcatcgatttcgccgcctccaagaacatggccattcgtagcaccttcttccagcacagcctcccgtatcgttacacctggagatcaccacaacaaacggaatcgcaaatcgaccacgttctgattgatggacggcacttctccgacattatcgacgtcaggacctatcgtggcgctaatatcgactctgatcactatctggtgatggttaaactgcgcccaaaactctccgttattaacaatgtacagtaccggcggccgccccggtacgatctagagcgactgaagcaaccagatgtcgccaccgcatacgcgcagaatctcgaggcagcgttgccggacgagggtgtgctcgatgtggcccctctagaggactgctggagtacagtcaaagcagccatcaacaacgcagccgagagcactatcgggtatgtagaacggagtcgacgaaacgattggttcgacgaggagtgcagagcggttctggaggagaaggatgcagcgcgggcggtaatgctgcagcatggaacccgacagaatgtggagcgatacagacagaagcggaagcagcagacccgtctcttccgggagaaaaagcgctgcctggaagaagcggagtgcgaggaaatggaactgctgtgccgttcacaggaaacacggaagttctatcagaagctcaacgcatcccgcaaaggctacgtgccgcaagccgaaatctgcagggataaggatgggagcctcctgacggacaaacgtgaggtgatcgaaaggtggaagcagcacttcgacgagcacctgaatggcgaagagaatgtaggcacggaggaccaaggcagcggaagaaatgactatgttggtgcagcagaggacgggaacgaaccaactcccatgctgagggaagttaaggatgccatccaccagctcaaaaacaacaaagcggctggtaaggacggtatcgcagcagaactcatcaagatgggcccggaaaagttggccacctgtctgcaccagttagtagtcaagatctgggaaaccgaacagctaccggaggagtggaaggaagggataatctgtcccatccacaagaaaggcgacaagttaatgtgtgagaactttcgagcgatcaccattttgaatgccgcctataaagtgctatcccagatcatcttccgtcgtctttcacctaaagtaaatgagttcgtgggaagttaccaagccggtttcatcgacggccggtcgacaacggaccagatcttcaccgtacggcaaatcctccagaaatgccgtgaataccaggtcccaacgcatcacctgttcatcgacttcaaagcggcatacgacagtatcgaccgcacagagctatggaaaattatggacgagaacagctttcccgggaagctgactagactgataagagcaacgatggacggtgtgcagaacagcgtaaggatttcgggtgaactatccagttcatttgaatctcgacggggactacgacaaggtgatggactttcctgcctactattcaacattgccctggaaggtgttatgcgacgagccgggctcaacagccggggtacgatcttcacgaaatccagccaatttgtctgttttgcggatgacatggatattattgctagaacatttggaacggtggcagaacagtacacccgcctgaaacgtgaagcagcaaaggtcggactggtggtgaatgcggctaagacaaagtacatgctggtaggtgggactgagcgagacaggacaagccttggcagcaatgttacgaaagacggggatactttcgaggtggtagaagaattcgtctacctcggttccttgctaacggctgacaataacgtgagccgtgaaatacgaaggcgcatcatcagtggaagtcgtgcctattatgggctccagaagaaactgcggtcaaaaaagattcacccccgcaccaaatgtaccatgtacaagacgttaataagaccggtggttctctacgggcacgagacgtggacgatgctcgaggaggacatgcaagcactcggagttttcgagcgacgggtgctaaggacgatcttcggcggcgtacaggagaacggtgtgtggcggagaaggatgaaccacgagctcgctgcactttacggcgaacccagcatccagaaagtggccaaagccggaaggatacgatgggcagggcatgttgcaagaatgccggacaacaaccctgcaaagttggtgtttgctaaccatccggttggtacaagaaggcgtggagcgcagagagcacgatgggtggaccaggtggagcgtgatctggcgagtgttgggcgtgaccgacgttggagagctgcagctgcaaatcgagtattatggcggcaaattgttgattcagtattatcatgaatttgatgttaactaaataaatgaatgaacctGATTCGCAGACAAAAGCCGCAGTAGGACTCGTACAAAACGCTCCGGAAGCTATACGGATAGCTTTATTATAAATAGGTTTTAATATTGGTAGGACCAAGTCCTTCCTTCTGCTGGCAATAGCATATCCGTAAAATAACCGAGATACAATAAGTGCTTTGGCAATTCTTATCAAGGTATCTCGAGAACTTCTGACCTTACCTCCTAAAATTTTGAGAAGATTCAAAGCTCCTactgccgatttttttttctatcttttgCGTGTTTCACGAAATTGAACTTGTTGTCGATAGTCAGTcccaatatttgcatttcttttaCGCAGGGTATTGTCGTATCATCCAAACAAACATTTGGTATTGACCCTCGATGTCTGCGATTTGTACAAGTATGGAGTAGTTtacattttgaaatttcaattttgAAACCGGTTGAGGAGAGCCAATGCATCGCTTCTTCCGCTGCCTGCTGTAATTTTGatcttagccgttttctttgcttgccatatGCTACGATAACTATATCGtctgcataaattaaaatttgTACGTTCGAAGGAATGGACGAAAATAGTGGATCTATTgctattaaaaacaatgttgccGACAAGGTAGAGCCTTGAGGTATTCCGCGAATCATGGGCCTTAAGGTTGAAAATGTGGAACCTATACGAACTTTCAAAGTACGATCACTCAGGAAATTTTTTATATATTCAAACATTCGtcctgaaaaattcattttcGAAAGGGTGTTCAGAACTACCGTCCGGTTCACCGTATCATAGGCCTTCGACATATCAATTGATAACAACTCACAATGCTGGTTTTGATTGATTGGAtcgttcaaaaactcttccaattcTGAGAAATAAACATCGGTTTCGAGGCCCGCTCTAAACGCGTATTGTCGTGGGTCTCTCAAGTTCTTGTCTTCAATGTACTCTACCAATCGCCTGTTGACGATTCTTTCTAAAACCTTTGCCATGCAATTAATTAGTGATATGGGACGATAATCGTCGGGACCACCTTCTTTTCTACTTTTCTTAATGGACAATCCGCCATTTGACCAGCCGTTTTGGTGCGGCTGTGAAGCCGCTGGTATGTTACCTGCTGATGCGTCCGCTCGCGTCGATGGTCCAAATGGGAAGAGGCCGAGTCGCGTCTGCCGCGAGCTCTCGTTGCTGTGTTGAGTTCGGGACCCGATTGCCTCAAGCTCTTGTGCAGTCGCCCGAATGGTGTTCGGGTTTTATAGCAAACAACCATTACCTCTGACCGAGGGGTATTAATACCGCACATCCCCCTTCCAcattaaaataataaagttttaacTTTATTTTTATCATCATGAAAGTTATTAacttatttctgttttttttttttttgttgaatgaTGAACATCAGTCGTTTTCATATATTACGCTTGATTTACGTCGGCAATTGACATCGTCGACATGGTCGACATACAATTCAGCACTACTCACACTTTTTTGCCTTTGACTTGTCAAAAACTTTGTCCGCTGATGAGGTGGTGCAGTTTTGTTTACAGTTATCGTTTTGCTGGGATCCGATCGGTCTGTAAATAACGGCATCATTCCTCTAATTTCCTTTCTTTTATTCGTTTTGTTTAGCTTTAGTGAAGGTTTGTAAACAACCAGTGATAAAAAAACGCATAAACAAGAGTGTTTATATCCATTACCCATCCTTTTATCCCCGACAATGCAGTTTATATATAGGTAAAATAAGAGTCAATCTATCGttacatttttgtttatttttttaggaaatgttcACCAATATTATAAAACAGCAATAGTGGAAGAAAAGAAATTCAAGTGATGTTTACGGCCTAGCTATTTTCTAGATGTTTCCCGTTAGTTTTCTATTGCCTGCACGTAATCCTTCATGTAGGAGGGCATCGTTCTTATTCTGCGTGGTCGTTCGGAAATGCTCGATTCAGGATTTTGTTTGGTGCTTGAGCTAAGTTGAGGTGCATCATTGGAATTGTCATTGGATGTGCGCCAAGGTCCAACCTTCCGAGTCTGGGTCACATGCCGTTTAACAATCTGGCCGTGATCGTTTTGCAGAGTGAGGCTTCCGTTGTCGTTCTTGATGATGGTGTATTTTTGAGTGTCAAACCTGCTGTCCCCTTTGGCGCGGTTCAACCGCTCGATGATGACCGTGTCCCCCGGATTCAAACGGCATGCTCGCGCTCCTCTTCTAGTATCCTCACGGATCTTAGCCTTCATCTTCTGCTCCTTATCTCTGCGCTCGAATAGGTCCTCGTCATATTTTACTGTTTCATGGTGCAGCAAAGGGAGTCTACGTTTTATTTTACGGCCCATCATTATTTCCTCAGGCGGAAGGCCAGTAACCGAGTGAGCTGACGCATTGTGGGCATTGACAGCAGCTTGTAGCTCTTCCTTGAAACAGGACCCGTTGCCAACTGCAGAAGCCATTGCCTTATTGACAAGCTTCATGTAGTTTTCAACAAGCCCGTTCTGTTGTGGAAACAGGGGGGTTGAAAACACGGCCTCAATGCCACGATCGGCGCAGTACGCTCGGTACTCTTCACCATTGAATGGTGGTCCGTTGTCGGACCGAATATTTTTCGGAAAACCTTCACGAGCAAATACTTCTTCAAGGACATGTTTTGTCTGTTCAAAACTTGTGGATTTAACCGGCCGGGCAATCAAATACCTATTAGCAAGAACAGaacggaaagaaaaaaaaaactggaaaattcaCGAAACATAAATGAAGTAAAACATACCTGGACCGGTAGTCAACAATCAGCAAAATTGAAACGCCTCCGTATCTCGCGTATGGGCCATTGAAATCCACTGCAATACTTTCCCAAACCGTTTGAGGAGCGAGGATCCTTTTCATGGGGGTTGGCTTTTCGGGTCGTCCATTCGTCGCGCAGGTCTGGCAGGTTTTCACCCACTCCTCGGCATCCGTAGATAGTCCGGGCCACCACACACGCTCACGCAAGATACTTTTGAGCTTTGCAGTCATCGGATGTCCATCGTGAGCTAGGCTCAGAGTTTTCTCCCGCAGTTTTGTGGGAACTACAGCGCAACCATTCTTTACCAAAATTCCATCGTTGAGTGAAAGCTCACCTGCTACACTTTCGAATCGGCTAAGTTCTTTTGGCCAGATGCGGGTTTCTAGTGAATCGATCACCTTCTGAAGAGTTTCGTCGATTGCGGTTTCTTCTCGCAACTCTTCTTCCGTCAAGAATCCTACAGAATTTGCTTCCAAGGTTGCAATTTCCCAGGGGCTGTGTTGCTCATCAAACGCGTCATCGTTGCCGGTGTACAACCGCGAGGATGGATCGGCAATGTTGTCTCTACCTCGGATATATTCCACGTCGTAGCTATAAGGACTCAGACGAAGGGCCCACCCATCCGCTCGTGTTAGGGCTCTCTTGGAGTTCTCTCTCGAACGATTCAAAATGAAAGTGACGCCTTGTGCGTCGGTTCTCAACGTGAAATGTCGGCCTAGAAGGAAGAACGAAAAATGTTCCACAGCCCACACTGTGGCCAGAGCTTCACGCTGGTTCTGTGCGTACCTTTTCTCGGTATCCGTGAGTGCCTTCGACGCAAAACTTATAATACGAGGAGACTTGGACAAACCTTCCTGTACTAGTACCGCTCCTAGAGCGTTCGGCGATGCATCTGTATATAAGATCGTTCTCTCGTTTTCGGCAAAATATCCCAGCGTCGTAGTACATCGTGTGATTTGTTCCTTAATTGTTTCGAATGAAGCAAGTTGTTTCGGTCCCCATTCCCAACTTTTATTGGTGGTGGCGGCCCACAGGATGCTCGAAATATCTGCAAAGTCCTTGATGTAAGGACTGACATAAGATGCCAGCCCAAGAAAACTTTTCAGCTCGGAGACATTAGCTGGGGGTCGAAACTGTCGGATTGCTTTTACTTTCGTTTCATCCACATGGAATCCATTCTCATCCAGTCCATGGCCCAGGAATACAATGAAACTTTTGTCAAATTCACACTTCTGTACGTTGAGGGTTAAGTTGTTTGCACGAAGTATTCTCAAGACTAGGTTGGTCGTTTCCCTAAGTTTATCCAACGTTTCCGCGAATATCAGGACATCGTCGATGTACACTATTAGATTGTCCACTCCCTCCAGAAGCCGGCTCATCTCCCGTTGAAAAATTTCGGGAGCGCAGTTTACGCCGAACATCAGGCGCGTGAAACGGTACATTCCGTTTTCTGACAAGAATGTCGTGAGGTCGCGTGAATCTTTAGAAAGCTCAAGGTGGTAGTAGGCGTTACTAAGGTCCAACTTTGTAAAGAACTTGGCACCGTGAAGTTTCACCTTCATCTCATCTACTAGTGGCATACGGAAATACTCCCTTTTTATCGCCTTGTTTGGGGCCCGCATGTTGACCACTAGTCGAAAGTCGTTCTTGCCTTTAGGCACCGCTGACATGCCACTTATCCACTGTGGTGCTCTAGTGACGCGCTCGATAATGCCGCAAGCTTCCATGTCCTCGAGGCGCTTCCTGGCTGCTTCCCTGAACGCCGCAGGGACATTGTAGTATGCGTTCCTTTCAGGTGGTATTGACGAGTCCACACTGAACTTGACCCTCACTCCTGGCATTTTTGGAAAGATTCCTGTGGTAGTATACTGCTCGCAACTGTTCACCGAGAGTCCCACCTTCAACAGCTTCAACTCACATGCCGTGCGTCGCCCGAGCAACGACCGTCGACCTTCATCTACTACAAGAAATTCTGCGGTCACTCTCGGTTTTTCCGCATCTACGACTTCTACCTCCGCTTTAAAGGCACACCGTATTTGCATAGGAGCGTCTACCGCATATGCTCGCAGCTCCCTTACTACGGCAACTGGCTCTAATTTAGCCATTCCGCATCGTAACTCCTTTTCCAAACATATCCAATCCTTTCCGCCCACTATATTGACATCGGCACCTGAATCAACGAGGAAATTGTATGGCCTGGACGAACCAAGACGGCAACGAATGATTGCATCACCCAAAGACACAACTGTGTTAATTTGCTAAAACAAGAAGAAAAACGAAAAAGAACCAAGTAAGGGGAACAATTTTACCCAAGTAAATTGGTGTTCATCAACTAAATCAAAAGGTGGTGAAATGACTCTAGAGTTTGCAATTCTATTTCTATAGTATGTTGTCTTTATTTAATC includes:
- the LOC134285516 gene encoding uncharacterized protein LOC134285516 encodes the protein MTDDESTFKKPSIDLKLLSKSRKTDLPITANVPEPSASDEPPPQQKEQLLAVDANEIPPIPYKEPVWSQKCEASLKYNFEVLKNGVIIENVNQLENKPYWLFGRLPNCDINMAHPTISRYHAILQYRGPVGDTNEDDSDEIEETKSLHYTVEPGWYLYDLNSTHGTFLNKQRLKPKTYVRVKVGYMIKLGSSSRVYILQGPPEDEEAPSAMTITEMKEMRQKQEKLREEMAEIERQEKERIEKLKESEGINWGMAEDADEETDLAHNPFAVTNNEELFLDDPKKTLRGYFEREGHDLDYKLDELSVGNYVCRVELPVDDDFGRPVVAEVTHKGKKKQAVVQCALEACRILDRYGLLRQATHEYNMYSGGRYVLAPNAEDGSDISEASEYQSDSNSVCSDDLEVGAHETVETEERAVSEEMTHLEKTVVENHPCEANPMINQTASHTGYTEKHDVGSSVYPEPSDKGSNIRWDLIPKFPKDIPSSKLWENWQAFIGNFETAASLSTFGSSVDRAKLLYLSLGKDLQDIISAANLQPDYRDPRCYATLVSKVNNYFKSMTDTAAEHEAFQAMRQAKGETIITFHARLTQKVRLCGYSPGDQTRFVLAQLLKGMRNRELATAGRTYGHDADYILKAASRVEAFEVDEQAAEQSPQNILAITRKRDHSREREPFRKMRKVEEGRGFERTKTRGPFQDYRQGQRSRCWRCGYLSHKRDTCPALDKACNTCGRIGHFSVTCRKKPKTGINSVDEKPRNGPLPGWGKGSNDEQQINTVVSLGDAIIRCRLGSSRPYNFLVDSGADVNIVGGKDWICLEKELRCGMAKLEPVAVVRELRAYAVDAPMQIRCAFKAEVEVVDAEKPRVTAEFLVVDEGRRSLLGRRTACELKLLKVGLSVNSCEQYTTTGIFPKMPGVRVKFSVDSSIPPERNAYYNVPAAFREAARKRLEDMEACGIIERVTRAPQWISGMSAVPKGKNDFRLVVNMRAPNKAIKREYFRMPLVDEMKVKLHGAKFFTKLDLSNAYYHLELSKDSRDLTTFLSENGMYRFTRLMFGVNCAPEIFQREMSRLLEGVDNLIVYIDDVLIFAETLDKLRETTNLVLRILRANNLTLNVQKCEFDKSFIVFLGHGLDENGFHVDETKVKAIRQFRPPANVSELKSFLGLASYVSPYIKDFADISSILWAATTNKSWEWGPKQLASFETIKEQITRCTTTLGYFAENERTILYTDASPNALGAVLVQEGLSKSPRIISFASKALTDTEKRYAQNQREALATVWAVEHFSFFLLGRHFTLRTDAQGVTFILNRSRENSKRALTRADGWALRLSPYSYDVEYIRGRDNIADPSSRLYTGNDDAFDEQHSPWEIATLEANSVGFLTEEELREETAIDETLQKVIDSLETRIWPKELSRFESVAGELSLNDGILVKNGCAVVPTKLREKTLSLAHDGHPMTAKLKSILRERVWWPGLSTDAEEWVKTCQTCATNGRPEKPTPMKRILAPQTVWESIAVDFNGPYARYGGVSILLIVDYRSRYLIARPVKSTSFEQTKHVLEEVFAREGFPKNIRSDNGPPFNGEEYRAYCADRGIEAVFSTPLFPQQNGLVENYMKLVNKAMASAVGNGSCFKEELQAAVNAHNASAHSVTGLPPEEIMMGRKIKRRLPLLHHETVKYDEDLFERRDKEQKMKAKIREDTRRGARACRLNPGDTVIIERLNRAKGDSRFDTQKYTIIKNDNGSLTLQNDHGQIVKRHVTQTRKVGPWRTSNDNSNDAPQLSSSTKQNPESSISERPRRIRTMPSYMKDYVQAIEN